In Nicotiana tabacum cultivar K326 chromosome 11, ASM71507v2, whole genome shotgun sequence, a single window of DNA contains:
- the LOC107802233 gene encoding uncharacterized protein LOC107802233 isoform X2 → MWLKVKDKFEVCSRLREHRFQAFVISIMQRLFRAWKARLSILYSKYSTNKERLSHQPEDVELEDWKYLIQYFGSPEFKRNPITGELDTPDKVWEIQHTRKDDRGKLAWLDSQSQQIHGQLQEVVVQQQSEEIEHPMTRDEILSSVVSERTGYVHGKGYGKKPRKRVTFSRKT, encoded by the exons ATGTGGTTAAAGGTCAAG GATAAGTTTGAAGTTTGCAGCAGGTTGCGAGAGCATAGGTTTCAGGCCTTTGTAATTAGCATTATGCAAAGGCTTTTTAGAGCATGGAAAGCTCGACTCAGCATTCTATACTCGAAGTACAGTACTAATAAAGAAAGATTGTCTCATCAACCTGAAGATGTTGAGCTTGAGGACTGGAAATACCTAATACAATATTTTGGAAGTCCGGAATTTAAG AGAAATCCTATTACTGGAGAATTGGACACACCAGATAAAGTTTGGGAGATCCAACATACACGCAAGGATGATAGAGGCAAACTGGCGTGGTTGGATTCACAATCCCAACAAATTCAT GGTCAACTCCAGGAAGTTGTCGTTCAGCAACAATCTGAGGAGATAGAGCATCCCATGACTAGAGATGAAATTTTATCCTCCGTTGTTAGTGAGAGAACAGGCTATGTTCATGGAAAAGGATACGGAAAGAAACCTCGTAAAAGAGTAACATTCAGCAGGAAAACATAG
- the LOC107802233 gene encoding uncharacterized protein LOC107802233 isoform X1: MWLKVKDKFEVCSRLREHRFQAFVISIMQRLFRAWKARLSILYSKYSTNKERLSHQPEDVELEDWKYLIQYFGSPEFKLVSERNKRNREKQITKHACGTKSFAEVEEYTRNPITGELDTPDKVWEIQHTRKDDRGKLAWLDSQSQQIHGQLQEVVVQQQSEEIEHPMTRDEILSSVVSERTGYVHGKGYGKKPRKRVTFSRKT; encoded by the exons ATGTGGTTAAAGGTCAAG GATAAGTTTGAAGTTTGCAGCAGGTTGCGAGAGCATAGGTTTCAGGCCTTTGTAATTAGCATTATGCAAAGGCTTTTTAGAGCATGGAAAGCTCGACTCAGCATTCTATACTCGAAGTACAGTACTAATAAAGAAAGATTGTCTCATCAACCTGAAGATGTTGAGCTTGAGGACTGGAAATACCTAATACAATATTTTGGAAGTCCGGAATTTAAG CTTGTAAGTGAGAGGAACAAAAGAAATAGAGAAAAGCAAATAACTAAGCATGCTTGTGGTACAAAGTCTTTTGCAGAAGTAGAGGAATATACG AGAAATCCTATTACTGGAGAATTGGACACACCAGATAAAGTTTGGGAGATCCAACATACACGCAAGGATGATAGAGGCAAACTGGCGTGGTTGGATTCACAATCCCAACAAATTCAT GGTCAACTCCAGGAAGTTGTCGTTCAGCAACAATCTGAGGAGATAGAGCATCCCATGACTAGAGATGAAATTTTATCCTCCGTTGTTAGTGAGAGAACAGGCTATGTTCATGGAAAAGGATACGGAAAGAAACCTCGTAAAAGAGTAACATTCAGCAGGAAAACATAG